A region of Acidobacteriota bacterium DNA encodes the following proteins:
- a CDS encoding bifunctional acetate--CoA ligase family protein/GNAT family N-acetyltransferase, with translation MSSDREAVSLKPPFKPPSNVLGIDRHPLENFFSPRTVAVVGATEKVGSVGRTILWNLITNPFGGTVFPVNPKRSSILGIKAYPSLKDVPETVDLAVVVTPAGAAPDVIKEGVEAGITSTVVISAGFKEIGPVGVELERRILEEAAKGGMRVIGPNCLGVMSPISGLNATFASSMARSGSVGFISQSGALCTAVLDWSHKMSVGFSAFVSIGSMVDVDWGDLIGYLGQDARTRSIVLYMESIGDARSFLSAAREVALTKPIIVIKAGKTQAAAKAAASHTGALAGSDEVLDAAFRRSGVLRVKTIAELFYMAEVLAKQPRPKGPRLTILTNAGGPGVLACDSLISHGGELTAISDEAMAAYNELLPPHWSHNNPVDILGDAEPERYARALDIAARDANADGMLVILTPQAMTDPTQTAEALKAHARQYTKPVLASWMGGADVAAGESILNKAGIPTFSYPDTAAKTFSYMWRYSDNLRGLYETPALPEDIEGIPDRDAAARIIGHAHSTGRTLLAEHESKQLLAAYGIPTVPTRIAVAIDEAVLHADSLGYPVVLKLYSETITHKTDVGGVHLNLRDADAVCRAWQSIKASVTEKAGAQHFLGVTVQPMVQFEGYELIVGCSLDAQFGPVLLVGAGGQLVEVFKDRSLALPPLTTTLARRMLERTQIYSALKGVRGRAPVDLAALDELLVRFSQLVVEQRYIKEIDINPLKVSAEQFVALDARVVLHGADVKPEALPRLAIRPYPRRYVREATLKSGAAVTIRPIRPEDEPLMVTFHEGLSERSVYLRYFHLLKLGSRVTHERLTRICFIDYDREMALVAEIRDPQTGEREIIGVARLHKIHGTNDGEFSILVIDRYQRQRLGSELMRQLIEIARGEGLSRLRADVLTENTDMQRMCEKLGIIIRRTDDPQLVAAEMWL, from the coding sequence ATGTCGTCTGACCGGGAAGCCGTTTCACTCAAACCGCCGTTCAAACCGCCCTCCAACGTGCTGGGGATCGATCGCCATCCGCTCGAGAATTTCTTCTCGCCGCGTACGGTGGCGGTGGTTGGCGCCACGGAGAAGGTCGGCAGCGTCGGCCGGACCATTCTCTGGAACCTCATCACCAACCCGTTTGGGGGTACGGTCTTTCCGGTCAATCCGAAGCGATCCAGCATCCTCGGCATCAAGGCGTACCCCTCGCTGAAGGACGTGCCAGAAACGGTGGACCTGGCCGTCGTCGTGACGCCAGCTGGGGCGGCGCCAGACGTCATCAAGGAAGGCGTGGAGGCGGGCATCACGTCGACCGTCGTCATCTCGGCCGGCTTCAAGGAGATTGGTCCGGTTGGTGTCGAACTCGAGCGTCGGATTCTCGAAGAAGCAGCCAAAGGCGGCATGCGGGTCATCGGTCCCAACTGTCTGGGCGTGATGAGCCCGATTTCCGGCCTCAATGCCACCTTTGCGAGCAGCATGGCGCGCAGCGGGTCGGTCGGGTTCATCAGCCAGAGCGGCGCGCTCTGCACGGCCGTCCTCGACTGGAGCCACAAGATGTCGGTGGGCTTCAGCGCCTTTGTCTCGATCGGATCGATGGTGGATGTCGACTGGGGCGATCTGATCGGGTACCTCGGGCAGGATGCGCGGACCAGGAGCATTGTGCTGTACATGGAGTCGATTGGCGACGCGCGGTCGTTCCTGTCGGCGGCCCGTGAAGTTGCGCTCACCAAGCCGATCATCGTCATCAAGGCGGGGAAGACGCAGGCGGCGGCCAAGGCGGCCGCGTCGCATACCGGCGCGCTGGCCGGCAGCGACGAGGTGCTCGACGCGGCGTTCCGGCGCTCCGGCGTGCTGCGCGTCAAGACTATCGCCGAGCTGTTCTACATGGCCGAGGTGCTCGCCAAGCAGCCGCGCCCGAAAGGCCCGAGACTCACCATCCTCACCAATGCCGGCGGGCCTGGAGTGCTCGCCTGCGATTCGCTCATCAGTCATGGCGGGGAACTGACCGCCATCTCGGATGAAGCGATGGCGGCCTACAACGAGTTGCTGCCGCCGCACTGGAGCCACAACAACCCCGTGGACATTCTCGGAGATGCCGAGCCCGAGCGGTATGCCAGAGCGCTCGACATCGCGGCCCGGGACGCGAACGCCGACGGGATGCTCGTCATCCTCACGCCCCAGGCGATGACCGATCCCACCCAGACCGCCGAGGCACTCAAGGCGCACGCGCGCCAGTACACCAAGCCGGTGCTGGCCAGCTGGATGGGCGGCGCGGATGTGGCGGCCGGAGAATCGATCCTCAACAAAGCCGGGATTCCGACGTTTTCCTATCCCGACACCGCGGCGAAGACGTTCTCGTACATGTGGCGATACAGCGACAACCTCCGGGGGCTGTACGAGACGCCAGCGCTGCCGGAGGACATCGAGGGGATCCCGGATCGCGACGCTGCCGCGCGCATCATCGGACATGCCCACTCCACCGGACGGACGCTGCTGGCCGAGCACGAGTCGAAGCAGTTGCTGGCGGCGTACGGGATTCCGACGGTGCCGACGCGGATCGCCGTCGCGATTGACGAGGCCGTGCTCCACGCGGACAGCCTCGGTTATCCCGTCGTGCTGAAGCTCTACTCCGAGACGATCACCCACAAGACCGACGTCGGGGGTGTGCACCTGAATCTTCGAGACGCCGATGCCGTCTGTCGGGCCTGGCAGTCCATCAAGGCGTCGGTGACCGAAAAAGCCGGGGCACAGCATTTCCTCGGCGTGACCGTTCAACCGATGGTCCAGTTCGAGGGCTACGAGCTCATCGTCGGGTGCAGCCTCGATGCGCAGTTCGGGCCGGTGCTCCTGGTCGGGGCTGGCGGCCAGCTGGTGGAGGTATTCAAGGACCGCTCGCTGGCACTGCCGCCGTTGACGACGACCCTGGCACGGCGGATGCTGGAACGCACCCAGATCTACTCGGCGCTGAAGGGCGTGCGCGGGAGGGCGCCGGTGGACCTGGCCGCGCTCGATGAACTGCTGGTGCGCTTCAGTCAGCTGGTGGTCGAGCAGCGCTACATCAAGGAGATCGACATCAACCCGTTGAAAGTGTCGGCCGAACAGTTCGTCGCGCTCGACGCGCGGGTGGTGCTCCACGGCGCGGACGTCAAGCCGGAGGCGCTGCCGCGGCTCGCGATTCGCCCGTATCCGCGTCGCTACGTGCGCGAGGCGACGCTCAAGTCCGGGGCGGCCGTCACGATCCGTCCCATCCGCCCCGAAGACGAACCGTTGATGGTGACATTCCACGAAGGACTGTCGGAACGCAGCGTGTACCTGCGGTACTTCCACCTGCTGAAGCTCGGGAGCCGCGTCACCCACGAACGGCTGACGCGCATCTGCTTCATCGACTACGACCGCGAGATGGCGCTGGTGGCCGAGATCCGCGATCCGCAGACCGGGGAGCGCGAGATTATCGGCGTGGCACGTCTGCACAAGATCCACGGCACCAATGACGGCGAGTTTTCCATCCTCGTGATCGATCGCTACCAGAGACAGCGCCTCGGGTCCGAGCTGATGCGGCAGCTGATCGAGATCGCGCGTGGGGAAGGCTTGTCGCGCCTACGCGCCGACGTGCTGACTGAGAACACCGACATGCAGCGCATGTGCGAGAAGCTCGGCATCATCATCCGCAGGACCGACGACCCGCAGTTGGTGGCCGCGGAGATGTGGCTGTAA
- a CDS encoding hydrogenase maturation protease, protein MTSTPDSRLPTPEPRTPNPGQVLVIGIGNEFRRDDGVGIAVARSIRALALPGVEVYERCGEGTDLIASWCDRPFVFVIDAVSSGAPVGTVHRFELAGGQAVVPIPPARVFRGTSHQIGLGEAIELGRLLGQLPSRLVVYGIESAEFRDGVGLSTLVEQAAAEVVARVTADCAAL, encoded by the coding sequence GTGACCTCGACTCCCGACTCCCGACTCCCGACTCCCGAACCCCGAACCCCGAATCCCGGTCAGGTGCTGGTGATCGGCATCGGCAACGAGTTCCGCCGAGATGACGGGGTGGGCATTGCCGTCGCACGGTCGATCAGGGCCCTCGCGCTGCCCGGCGTCGAGGTGTACGAACGTTGCGGCGAGGGCACCGATCTGATCGCGTCGTGGTGCGATCGCCCCTTCGTCTTCGTTATCGATGCGGTCAGTTCCGGCGCGCCGGTCGGAACCGTCCACAGATTCGAACTCGCAGGGGGGCAGGCCGTTGTCCCCATCCCTCCCGCGCGCGTCTTTCGCGGGACGTCCCACCAGATTGGCCTGGGCGAGGCCATTGAACTCGGCAGGCTGCTCGGGCAGCTTCCGTCACGACTGGTGGTCTACGGTATCGAGAGCGCGGAATTCCGCGACGGGGTCGGGTTGTCCACGCTGGTTGAGCAGGCCGCCGCCGAGGTCGTCGCTCGCGTCACGGCCGACTGCGCGGCGTTATGA
- the glgX gene encoding glycogen debranching protein GlgX, which produces MRAWPGRSHPLGATWNGLGVNFALFSEHATAVDLCLFDSAADARETVRVRLPERTDHVWHGYFPDVRPGQLYGYRVHGPYAPQDGHRFNPAKILLDPYAKAIGRKLQWDDAIYGVDRDASQQDLTPDTRDNAAVAPLGAVIDPAFTWGDDRRPRTPWHKTIIYELHVKGFTYRHPGVPESLRGTYLGVSSDAALQHMKELGVTAVELMPVHLHATDRDLVSRGLTNYWGYNSLAYFAPDVRYASARGRMAAVREFKMMVRALHEAGLEVILDVVYNHTAEGDHVGPTLSMRGVDNASYYRLMPGNPRLYQDFTGCGNTLNMRHPRVLQLIMDSLRYWVVDMHVDGFRFDLASALARELFEVDKLGSFFDIIQQDPVLSQVKLIAEPWDLGEGGYQVGNFPAGGTEWNGRYRDLVRRFWRGEGGQVSELASRLAGSSDLYAQGGRRPYASINFLTSHDGFTLRDLVSYQAKRNEANGEGNYDGEANNLSCNCGVEGPTNDAAVLALRARQMRNLLATLLLSQGVPMICAGDEFGRTQRGNNNAYCQDNEISWLDWNLSREQADLLTFVRDLVRLRTSHPILHRRTFFQGRGGRGQHVTDILWFDPVGREMTDATWNAFQARSLGAMLAGDAIAELDDRGAPVRDDTLLILLNADVAPIRFTLPPSAEGRTWTCLFDTNGTPPAISAGADASVYPLGAQSLALLRLGLARELGSDPISHNAAQSAVTRATTSAAACSTSVDNPTPSRNSALSIP; this is translated from the coding sequence ATGCGTGCGTGGCCCGGCCGGTCGCATCCGCTTGGCGCGACGTGGAACGGCCTGGGCGTGAACTTCGCTCTGTTCTCGGAACACGCGACGGCGGTTGATCTCTGCCTGTTCGACTCGGCCGCCGACGCGCGCGAGACGGTGCGCGTCCGGCTGCCCGAGCGGACCGATCACGTCTGGCACGGCTACTTCCCGGACGTCAGACCCGGGCAACTCTACGGCTATCGGGTGCACGGCCCGTATGCGCCGCAGGATGGCCATCGGTTCAATCCCGCGAAGATCCTGCTCGACCCGTACGCCAAGGCGATCGGCCGGAAGCTGCAGTGGGACGATGCGATCTACGGAGTCGACCGCGACGCGAGCCAGCAGGACCTGACGCCAGACACGCGTGACAACGCGGCGGTGGCGCCGCTTGGGGCGGTCATCGACCCCGCCTTCACGTGGGGCGACGATCGCCGGCCGCGCACGCCGTGGCACAAGACGATCATCTACGAGCTGCACGTCAAGGGCTTCACGTACCGCCATCCGGGCGTGCCCGAGTCGCTGCGGGGCACGTACCTGGGCGTGTCGTCGGACGCGGCCCTGCAGCACATGAAGGAGCTCGGCGTCACCGCGGTGGAGCTGATGCCGGTCCATCTCCACGCCACCGATCGCGACCTCGTCTCGCGCGGTCTCACCAACTACTGGGGCTACAACTCGCTGGCCTACTTCGCGCCCGACGTCCGCTACGCCTCGGCCAGGGGGCGCATGGCGGCGGTGCGCGAGTTCAAGATGATGGTGCGGGCGCTGCACGAAGCGGGTCTCGAGGTTATTCTCGACGTGGTGTACAACCACACGGCCGAAGGCGATCACGTCGGGCCGACCCTCTCGATGCGCGGCGTCGACAACGCGTCGTACTACCGGCTGATGCCCGGCAATCCGCGTCTGTACCAGGACTTCACCGGCTGCGGCAACACGCTGAACATGCGCCACCCGCGCGTGCTGCAGCTCATCATGGACAGCCTTCGGTACTGGGTCGTCGACATGCACGTCGACGGTTTCCGGTTCGATCTGGCAAGCGCCTTGGCTCGCGAGCTGTTCGAGGTCGACAAACTCGGATCGTTCTTCGACATCATCCAGCAGGATCCGGTTCTCTCGCAGGTCAAGTTGATTGCCGAACCGTGGGACCTGGGCGAGGGCGGATATCAGGTCGGCAACTTCCCCGCCGGCGGGACGGAATGGAACGGCCGGTACCGCGATCTGGTCCGTCGCTTCTGGCGCGGCGAGGGCGGGCAGGTTTCTGAACTGGCCAGCCGGCTGGCGGGCAGCAGCGACCTGTACGCGCAGGGCGGCCGACGTCCCTACGCGAGCATCAACTTTCTGACATCACACGACGGGTTCACGCTGCGCGATCTGGTCAGCTACCAGGCGAAGCGCAACGAGGCGAATGGCGAAGGCAATTACGACGGCGAGGCGAACAACCTGAGCTGCAACTGCGGCGTGGAAGGGCCAACCAATGATGCCGCCGTGCTGGCGCTGCGTGCCCGGCAGATGCGCAATCTGCTGGCGACGCTGCTGCTGTCGCAAGGCGTGCCGATGATCTGCGCGGGTGACGAGTTCGGCCGGACACAGCGCGGCAACAACAACGCCTACTGCCAGGATAACGAGATCAGCTGGCTCGACTGGAACCTGAGCCGCGAGCAGGCCGACCTGCTGACGTTTGTCCGTGACCTCGTCCGGCTCCGCACCAGTCATCCCATCCTGCACCGTCGGACGTTTTTCCAGGGCCGCGGCGGTCGCGGTCAACACGTCACCGACATTCTGTGGTTCGATCCGGTCGGGCGCGAGATGACCGATGCCACGTGGAACGCATTCCAGGCCCGCTCGCTCGGCGCCATGCTGGCCGGGGACGCGATTGCGGAACTCGACGACCGTGGCGCCCCAGTCCGCGACGATACGCTGCTCATCCTGCTGAATGCCGACGTCGCGCCCATCCGCTTTACCCTCCCGCCATCAGCGGAGGGACGCACGTGGACGTGCCTGTTCGACACCAACGGCACGCCGCCCGCGATCAGCGCTGGCGCCGATGCGTCTGTCTATCCCCTGGGTGCTCAGTCGCTGGCGTTGCTGCGGCTGGGTTTGGCGCGAGAATTGGGGTCTGACCCCATTTCTCATAACGCCGCGCAGTCGGCCGTGACGCGAGCGACGACCTCGGCGGCGGCCTGCTCAACCAGCGTGGACAACCCGACCCCGTCGCGGAATTCCGCGCTCTCGATACCGTAG
- a CDS encoding LemA family protein — MRRLIINACIVLTAMALSGCSYNTFVGQEEAIKSQWSQVENQLQRRNDLIPNLVNTVKGYASHEKEVFEAVAASRAKLAGASTPEAKMAAANEQSSALARLLMVVENYPQLKANESFNRLMDELSGTENRIAVERMRYNEKVQAYNTKRREFPSNITASMFRFKEYPYFQTPPEAKKVPTVNFGK, encoded by the coding sequence ATGAGACGACTGATTATCAATGCCTGCATCGTCCTGACGGCGATGGCGCTGTCGGGATGCTCGTACAACACGTTTGTCGGCCAGGAAGAGGCCATCAAGAGCCAGTGGTCGCAGGTCGAGAACCAGCTTCAGCGCCGAAACGACCTGATTCCAAACCTGGTGAACACGGTCAAGGGCTACGCGAGCCACGAGAAGGAAGTCTTCGAGGCCGTCGCCGCCTCGCGGGCGAAACTGGCGGGTGCCAGCACGCCCGAGGCCAAGATGGCCGCGGCCAACGAGCAGTCGTCCGCGCTGGCGCGATTGCTGATGGTGGTCGAGAATTATCCGCAGCTCAAGGCCAACGAGTCGTTCAACCGGTTGATGGACGAGTTGTCCGGCACCGAGAATCGCATCGCCGTCGAACGGATGCGGTACAACGAGAAGGTCCAGGCGTACAACACCAAGCGCCGCGAGTTCCCCTCGAACATCACGGCGTCGATGTTCCGCTTCAAGGAATACCCCTACTTCCAGACACCCCCCGAGGCGAAGAAGGTCCCGACGGTCAATTTCGGCAAATGA
- a CDS encoding TPM domain-containing protein: MTSRGRSLASGFITIVMTLGICAGVARPSHAQPPPPPLTAPINDFANVIDGQSKVAMDRTIRDLLAATGDTMIVATVATVVPYADAKELAVKMFANRGSGIGKKGKDNGLLVLLAIKERQVWVEVGYGLEEIITDGYAGDVSRQVMTPSFKRGEYGQGLRAGVEYFALHIADARGVSVGGVRRPAPVSQRPSTRSTGLPSIGIIILVLLFGIARIIGWFISPSSVRRSNRWGGGGWSGWTGGVGGFGGGGFGGGGGFGGFGGGGSGGGGGGSSW; this comes from the coding sequence ATGACCTCTCGCGGTCGCTCTCTCGCGTCCGGGTTCATCACGATCGTGATGACGCTTGGCATCTGCGCTGGCGTGGCTCGCCCGAGTCATGCCCAGCCGCCGCCCCCGCCGCTCACGGCCCCGATCAACGACTTCGCCAACGTGATCGACGGACAGAGCAAGGTCGCGATGGACCGCACGATTCGCGATCTGCTCGCGGCGACGGGCGACACCATGATTGTCGCCACCGTCGCGACGGTGGTCCCGTACGCGGATGCGAAGGAACTCGCCGTCAAGATGTTCGCAAACAGAGGCTCGGGCATCGGCAAGAAGGGCAAGGACAACGGCCTGCTGGTGCTGCTCGCGATCAAGGAGCGGCAGGTCTGGGTTGAGGTGGGCTACGGCCTCGAAGAGATCATCACTGACGGGTACGCGGGCGACGTCAGCCGGCAGGTCATGACGCCCAGCTTCAAGCGCGGAGAGTATGGTCAGGGCCTGCGCGCCGGCGTCGAGTACTTCGCGCTCCATATCGCGGATGCGCGAGGGGTCTCAGTCGGCGGCGTACGCCGGCCCGCGCCCGTGAGCCAGCGGCCGTCGACGCGCTCGACCGGGTTACCGTCGATCGGCATCATCATTCTGGTGCTCCTCTTTGGCATCGCAAGAATCATCGGGTGGTTCATCTCGCCATCCTCGGTGCGCCGGTCGAATCGCTGGGGTGGCGGGGGGTGGAGCGGGTGGACCGGCGGCGTGGGAGGATTCGGCGGTGGTGGGTTTGGCGGCGGGGGTGGATTTGGCGGGTTTGGCGGAGGCGGCAGTGGCGGGGGCGGCGGCGGGTCGAGCTGGTAG